The genomic interval GCCCGTCCTGCGGTACTGGGCGGACTTCCACCGCATCAGCGTGCGCAGCGCCGTCGGGTCGCGCTCGTCGAACACGAACCGCATCTCCCCCAGGTCGCGGGTGAGCCGGCGCTCCTTCTTGAGGGTCGTCTTCGCGAGCCCCGGGTACGCGCCGCGCAGCCACTCCGGGTAACTGTCGCTGCCCACCTTCAGATCGATCACCGGGGAGGCGAACGTGCCCGTGACGTAGGGGGCGAAGGGTCTCTGCTCCTCGACGAGGTGGTCGAACTCGAACACCGAGAGCCGGCACGCCTTCAGCAGCGCCCGGGTGTCCCAGGTGACCCCGGGGAGGTGCACCAGGCCCTGGCAGTCGGACAGCCCGAGCCCGATGGCCCGGCCGACGCCGAAGGAACCCTGTTCGTACGGGAGGAAGCCCACGGCCTCGCCGCGTTGGTGCAGGACCGCCACCCGGGCGCCGCCGCGGTGCCTGCCGATCCCGGCCGCGAACTCCGGTGCCAGGAACGGGTTGGCGTAGTCGGGCGTCTCGTCCATCGCCCGGTGCCAGGCCTCGCGGAGCGAGGTGTCGAGCTCTTCGGGTCTGTGGATCGATATGTCCGTGTCACTGCTCATTGATCGCATGGGCGATCGTTCCCCCCCAATTCCCCCCACGACGCGGCGTCCGCGTCCCGCCGATCGAAGTGTCGGCAAGGATCAAACGTCGCCAAACAGTACGCATGCTGTCAAGGGTGCCTGCCGTAACGGAAGAGTGCGGATCGGACGTCCCTGGTTCCCGCCGCCGGACGTCCCTGGTTCCCGCCGCCGGACGTCCCTGGTTCCCGCCGCCGGTCACGGCAGCAGCCGCCGTTCCTTGGCCACGGCCACCGCGCCGGCCCGGGTCTCGACGCCCAACTTGCCGTAGATCCGCCCCAGATGGGTCTTGACCGTCGCCTCGCTGATGAACAGGGCCCGGGCGATCTCCCGGTTGCCGAGGCCACGGGCGAGTTGCGCGAGGATCTCGTGCTCACGGGCGGACAGGGCGGGGCGCGGGCTGCGCAGCCGGGTCAGCAGCCGGTCGGCCACCGGCGCGGACAGCGCGCCGCGGCCCGACGCCGCGTCACGGATGGCGGAGAACAGCTCCTCGGGCTGTTCCGCCTTGAGGAGATAACCGATGGCGCCCGCCTCGACGGCGCGGGTGATGTCGGCGTCGGTGTCGAACATGGTGAGCACCAGCACCCGAGGGCCCCGCTCGCCGCGGGCGGTCAGCCGCCGGGTGGCGGTCACCCCGTCCATGCCGCCTTCGAGTTGAAGATCCATCAGTACGACGTCGGGGTTCAGGTGCGCCGCCATGGCGAGCGCCTCCTCCCCGGTCGCGGCCTCCCCGACCACGTCGATGCCGTCCGCGCTGGAGAGCAGGGCGCGCAGCCCGGCGCGTACGACGGCATGGTCGTCGCAGAGCAGGAGCCGTACGGGGGAGGAGGGCGGCAACGTGCTCACAGAGCGGGCTCCTTGACGACGAGCGGGACGGCGGCCGACACCACGGTGCCCTCTCCCGGGGTGGACTCCACGGTGAGCGTGCCGCCCACCTGGCGGGCCCGGATCCGCATCGCGGGAAGCCCGTGCCCCCGCGTCGACCCCTCGGCCCCCGGGGACCCGGCCTGCTCGAACCCCCGCCCGTTGTCGGCGACGTCCAGCGAGACCTGCTCGTCCAGCCAGGTCAGCGTGAGCGCGGCCCGGGTCGCCGCCGCATGCTCCCGTACGTTGGCCAGCGCGCCCTGGGCGATCCGCAGCAGCGCCGCCGCGACCCGTTCCGGCAGCGGGCCCTGTTCCCCGTCGAGCCGGAACTCCACGGTCAGCCCCGGGCCGCTCTCCCGCCGGGCCAGCTCGCCGAGCGCCTCGGCGAGGGAACGCTCCGCGAGGTCGGCCGGGGCCAGGTCGTGCACGAAACGGCGGGCCTCGGCGAGACTGCGCGAGGCGATCTCCGCCGCCGCTCGCACGTGCTTCCGGCCCGCGCCCTGGTCCGTGCCCCACACCCGCTCGGCGGCCTGGAGCAGCATCCGCTGGCTGGACAACTCCTGGGCGAGGGTGTCGTGGATCTCCGCGGACAGCCGCTGCCGCTCCGCCAGGACACCGGCCCGCCGCTCGGTGGCGGCGAGTTCGTGGCGGGTGCGCACCAGGTCCCCGATCAGCACGCGCTGCCGGGCGCCCTGCCGTTGCAGATGCACGAGTACGGCGGTGGCGACCGCGGCGACGGCCGGCGGGGCCACGACCATGTTGGGGTTGAGCGGCCCGTCCGCCACCCGTATCTCCGAGAGCACCACCAGCGCGGTGAGCACGGCCGCCGCAGGTACCGCGATCCTCGGCGGCAGCGCGTGCAGCCCGGCGAACAGCAGGGGCATCACACACCAGGTGGCGCTCGGCGCGAGCACCAGCAGGACGACCCAGACGGCGGTGACCGAGCCCAGCCAGACCAGATGACGCCGGGTGGGCGGCAGCCCTGGGCGGGGCGGCGGAGCCAGCAGATGTCCGAGGACGTACAACAGACAGAAGAAGGCGAACAGCGCCGTCACCCAGCCGGTACGCGCCCCGCCCTGGTCGCGGCTCAGGAAGCGGGCGAACGACGAGCCGAGCAGCAGGAAGAACGCGCCGTGCACGATCGCGCCCAGCCAGCGCTCGTCCGGATCGGTGTGGTCCATGCTCCGTGTCTAACGTGCCGGGCACGGGACCGCATCAACCGATCGGCTGACATGGCGGTCGCCCGAACCTCCCCGGGGCCAGAGCCTGTTGGCCGAGCCGGACCGTCGGCCGCCGCACCGAGGCTTGGCAGCAGAGCCAAGACCTCCGAAAGGCCTCCCGATGCCCGCCAGGAACCTCACCGCCAACCGTGCCGCCCTCGGCCACCGGGTCGGATACGCCCTGCGCCATCCCGACCGCGTGCCCCGCCATCTGGCCCGCGCCGCCCGCGACCTGTGGCTGCGCCGCCGTCACCCGGACCACATCTCCTACTACCGCGCCGTGATGCGCTCCGACACCCGCACCGACCCGGACGCGGCCGTCGGCAGCCGCAGCCGGGAGCGCTGGCTGGCGCTCGGTGCGATGCAGTTCGACTACCTCATCGGCCACGGCCTGCGTCCCGAGCACCGCATGCTGGAGATCGGCTGCGGCAACCTGCGCGGCGGCTGGCGCTTCATCCGCCACCTGGAGCCGGGCAACTACCACGGGATCGACATCTCGCCCGACATCCTCTTCGCCGCACAGGACACGATCGTCGAGATGTCCCTCCAGAAGCGGCTGCCGAACCTGACGCCGGTACGCGACCTGACGCTGCGCTTCCTGCCGGACGCCCACTTCGACGTCGTCCACGCGCACAGCGTCTTCTCGCACTCGCCGCTGCCGGTGATCGAGGAGTGCCTGGCCCACGTCGGCCGGGTCCTGGCCCCGGGCGGCTGGTTCGACTTCACCTTCGACCGCACCGAGGGTGAGGAACACCATGTGCTGCGGGAGGACTTCTACTACCGCGTCGAGACGCTCGTGTCCCTCGCCGAGAAGCACGGGCTGCGAGCCCGCTTCATGGCCGACTGGGAGGACCTCCCGCACGGCCAGTCCAAGATCCGGGTGACGCATGGGGAGGCGGGGCGGTGAGGCCGGTGGGCGTTGTGTCCCGTCGGGGCTGGTGAGGCTGGTGGGCGTTGCCCCCGACAGGCCGGTGGACGTGGCCTCGCGTCGGAGCCGGTGTGGCCGGTGGACGTTGCCTTCCGTCCGGGCTGGTGTGGCCGGTGGGCATGCCTTCCGTCGGGGCTGGTGTGGCCGGTGGGCATGCCTTCCGTCGGGGCTGGTGTGGCCGGTGGGCATGCCTTCCGTCGGGGCTGGTGTGGCCGGTGGACGTTGCCTTCCGTCCGGGCCGGTGCGGCCGGTGGACGTTGCCTTCCGTCCGGGCCGGTGCGGTCGGCGGACATCGCCTCCCGTCCGGGCTGGTGTGGCCGGTGGACGTTGCCTTCCGTCCGGGCCGGTGTGGCCGGTGGACGTTGCCTTCCGTCCGGGCCGGTGCGGTCGGCGGACATCGCCTCCCGTCCGGGCCGGTGAGCCCCGTGGAAATTGCCTACCGTCGGGGCAGCTGAGGGCACAGACTCGTCCCATGGCTGACATGGGGGAGTTCCGGGACGCGGTCACGGCGTGGGCGGCCGGTGGCCCCGGCGACCCGGCACGCGAACTGGCCGCACGGCTGTCCGTCCGGACCGTGGTCCTGCTCGAAGGACCGAGCGACGTGGCGGCGGTCGACGCGCTGGCCGCGACCCGGGGCCGGGACCTGGCCGCCGAGGGGCTTTGCGTCCTGGCGATGGGCGGGGCGATGGGCGTCGGCCGCTACGCCGGCCTCCTCGGCCCGTCCGGCCTGGGCCTGCGTCTGACGGGACTGTGCGACCAGCGGGAACAGCCCTTCTACGCCCGGGGCTGGGAACGGGCCGGCGCGGCACCGGACGGGTACTTCGTCTGCGCGGCGGACCTGGAGGACGAACTCATCCGCGCGCTGGGTGTGCCACGGGTGAAGGAGCTCGTACGCGAGGAGGGCGACCTGCGGCCCCTGCAGACCTTCCTGTCCCAGCCGGCCCAGCAGGGCCGCCCCGCGCACCAGCAGTTGCGGCGCTTCCTCGGCACGAAGAAGGGGCGCAAGATCCACTACGGCCGCGTCCTCGTCGAGGCCCTCGCCCCGGACCGGGTGCCCGCCCCGCTGGACGATCTGTTCGCCGCGCTCTCCTGAGTCAGGCAGGTGGGCGAACGGTGTGCGTGGCGTGTTCACCGATATCACCGCCCGGGGTCTTGTTAGGACAATCGCCGGGCATCTAGGGTCGTCCCCGGGAGAGCAAGCGCTTTCCCCGCACGTCAGCGTCCCCTCGCCGGACGTCCCAGGAGGACCGTATGCCCCGTCCAGCCCGCCGCCGCGTCGCCGTGGTCGGCACCGGCGCCATCGTCAGCGGCAGCCATCTGTCCGCGCTCAGGGCCCACGCCGAGCGCACAGAACTGGTCGCCGCCGTCGACGTGGACCAGGGCAGACTCGACGCCTTCCGCGAGCTCGCGGGCGGCGAGGTCGCCGGGTACACCTCGATGGCCGCGATGCTGGACGCCGTACGCCCCGATCTGGTCCTCATCGGCACTCCGCCGTCGCTGCACCGGGAGCAGACGGTGGCCGCCCTCAAGGCGGGCGCCTGGGTGCTGTGCGAGAAGCCGCTGACGCTGTCGCTCGCCGAGTACGACGAGATCGCCGCGGCCGAGGAGGCGTCCGGCGCCTACGCGTCCGTGGTCTTCCAGCACCGCTACGGCTCCGGCGCCGTCCACGCGCGCGAGCTCATCGCCGGCGGCGAGCTGGGCGCCCCCCGGGTCGCGCACTGCCAGACCACCTGGCACCGGGATGCCGCCTACTACGCCGTACCGTGGCGCGGGACCTGG from Streptomyces sp. CC0208 carries:
- a CDS encoding GNAT family N-acetyltransferase — protein: MRSMSSDTDISIHRPEELDTSLREAWHRAMDETPDYANPFLAPEFAAGIGRHRGGARVAVLHQRGEAVGFLPYEQGSFGVGRAIGLGLSDCQGLVHLPGVTWDTRALLKACRLSVFEFDHLVEEQRPFAPYVTGTFASPVIDLKVGSDSYPEWLRGAYPGLAKTTLKKERRLTRDLGEMRFVFDERDPTALRTLMRWKSAQYRRTGRMDRFARPWIVHLVEDLFQVREEHFTGLLSVVYAGDRPVAAHFGPTSRTVFAPWFTAYDPELRYYSPGLIMHLRMAEAAGRRGARVMDMGRGDKEWKDWLKTRELRVAEGFATRAHPVATAHRLWRRPVRGLRNTVNAHPALREPADRLLKTVGTLRTSALHADSDSAGPRAS
- a CDS encoding response regulator transcription factor produces the protein MSTLPPSSPVRLLLCDDHAVVRAGLRALLSSADGIDVVGEAATGEEALAMAAHLNPDVVLMDLQLEGGMDGVTATRRLTARGERGPRVLVLTMFDTDADITRAVEAGAIGYLLKAEQPEELFSAIRDAASGRGALSAPVADRLLTRLRSPRPALSAREHEILAQLARGLGNREIARALFISEATVKTHLGRIYGKLGVETRAGAVAVAKERRLLP
- a CDS encoding sensor histidine kinase, whose protein sequence is MDHTDPDERWLGAIVHGAFFLLLGSSFARFLSRDQGGARTGWVTALFAFFCLLYVLGHLLAPPPRPGLPPTRRHLVWLGSVTAVWVVLLVLAPSATWCVMPLLFAGLHALPPRIAVPAAAVLTALVVLSEIRVADGPLNPNMVVAPPAVAAVATAVLVHLQRQGARQRVLIGDLVRTRHELAATERRAGVLAERQRLSAEIHDTLAQELSSQRMLLQAAERVWGTDQGAGRKHVRAAAEIASRSLAEARRFVHDLAPADLAERSLAEALGELARRESGPGLTVEFRLDGEQGPLPERVAAALLRIAQGALANVREHAAATRAALTLTWLDEQVSLDVADNGRGFEQAGSPGAEGSTRGHGLPAMRIRARQVGGTLTVESTPGEGTVVSAAVPLVVKEPAL
- a CDS encoding class I SAM-dependent methyltransferase; the protein is MPARNLTANRAALGHRVGYALRHPDRVPRHLARAARDLWLRRRHPDHISYYRAVMRSDTRTDPDAAVGSRSRERWLALGAMQFDYLIGHGLRPEHRMLEIGCGNLRGGWRFIRHLEPGNYHGIDISPDILFAAQDTIVEMSLQKRLPNLTPVRDLTLRFLPDAHFDVVHAHSVFSHSPLPVIEECLAHVGRVLAPGGWFDFTFDRTEGEEHHVLREDFYYRVETLVSLAEKHGLRARFMADWEDLPHGQSKIRVTHGEAGR
- a CDS encoding TOPRIM nucleotidyl transferase/hydrolase domain-containing protein, yielding MADMGEFRDAVTAWAAGGPGDPARELAARLSVRTVVLLEGPSDVAAVDALAATRGRDLAAEGLCVLAMGGAMGVGRYAGLLGPSGLGLRLTGLCDQREQPFYARGWERAGAAPDGYFVCAADLEDELIRALGVPRVKELVREEGDLRPLQTFLSQPAQQGRPAHQQLRRFLGTKKGRKIHYGRVLVEALAPDRVPAPLDDLFAALS